One genomic segment of Thermoanaerobaculia bacterium includes these proteins:
- the glgP gene encoding alpha-glucan family phosphorylase, translating into METPHRRHPPLPELPKAIGALADLAFDLRATWRPEIGRLFDGLDGALWTATKQNAVALLQRLPAGVLEAAAGDPAYAAAVEAARRALDEADRAPSPIAAARELSERGERIAYFCAEFGVAECLPIYAGGLGVLAGDTLKSASDLRLPLVGVGLFYREGYFRQTISEEGRQEERNPAAEPDSLPLATILDGDGIPLEIAVDFPGRRLSAAVRFARVGRTPLVLLDSDIDANSPADRAITRRLYGGDVETRLQQEILLGIGGMRALDALGWRPTVRHLNEGHAAFATIERARQILVEEGRTFAEARRAGAAGNVFTTHTPVPAGIDLFPREMIDRYFGACAEELGLSSDEFYDLGREIVDPVRNLFSMAALALRLSGKTNAVSKLHARVSRGLWQKMTPETPVDEVPIVGITNGVHRDTWTESDMRFDDPRRPDAGEIWRRHQGLRRRLVARCREILGADVLDPEALTIGFARRFATYKRAPLVFTDSDRLAGLIHAEGRPLQLVFAGKAHPHDQPGKELVHRIVSFAQEDRFRGRVVFLPDYDVDIARLLVSGCDVWLNNPERPLEASGTSGMKAGMNGVLNLSALDGWWDEAPREETGFTFGLAQDHPPADLTAQALYTVLESEVIPLFWHRDAEGVPRGWVEKMRGSIDRIGTLFSTDRMIGEYFEQAWVPAARQSQREDTRSRKPVASDKPDPELAGRE; encoded by the coding sequence TTGGAAACACCTCACCGGCGACATCCCCCGCTTCCCGAGCTCCCGAAGGCGATCGGCGCGCTCGCCGATCTCGCGTTCGATCTTCGGGCGACCTGGCGGCCGGAAATCGGGCGGCTCTTCGACGGGCTCGACGGCGCGCTCTGGACGGCGACGAAGCAGAACGCCGTCGCGCTCCTGCAGCGCCTTCCCGCGGGCGTCCTCGAGGCCGCAGCCGGCGACCCGGCCTACGCCGCGGCGGTCGAGGCGGCGCGCCGCGCGCTCGACGAGGCGGACCGCGCCCCGTCGCCGATCGCCGCCGCCCGGGAGCTCTCCGAGCGCGGCGAGCGGATCGCCTACTTCTGCGCGGAGTTCGGGGTGGCCGAATGCCTCCCGATCTACGCCGGCGGGCTGGGGGTCCTGGCGGGCGACACGCTCAAGTCCGCCTCCGACCTGCGCCTCCCGCTCGTCGGCGTGGGCCTCTTCTACCGCGAGGGGTATTTCCGCCAGACGATCTCGGAGGAAGGCCGGCAGGAAGAGCGAAACCCCGCCGCGGAGCCCGATTCGCTTCCGCTGGCGACGATCCTCGACGGCGACGGCATCCCGCTCGAGATCGCGGTCGACTTCCCCGGCCGGCGCCTCTCGGCGGCGGTCCGATTCGCGCGCGTCGGACGCACGCCGCTCGTCCTCCTCGACTCCGACATCGACGCGAATTCGCCCGCCGACCGCGCGATCACCCGCCGCCTCTACGGCGGCGACGTCGAGACGCGGCTCCAGCAGGAGATCCTGCTCGGCATCGGCGGCATGCGCGCGCTCGACGCGCTCGGGTGGCGACCGACGGTCCGGCACCTGAACGAGGGGCACGCCGCGTTCGCGACGATCGAGCGCGCGCGCCAGATCCTCGTCGAGGAGGGCCGGACGTTCGCGGAGGCGCGCCGCGCCGGCGCGGCCGGCAACGTCTTCACGACGCACACGCCGGTCCCGGCGGGAATCGACCTCTTCCCCCGCGAGATGATCGACCGCTACTTCGGGGCCTGCGCGGAGGAGCTCGGGCTTTCTTCGGACGAGTTCTACGACCTCGGCCGCGAGATCGTCGACCCGGTCCGGAACCTCTTCTCGATGGCGGCCCTGGCGCTCCGGCTCTCCGGCAAGACGAACGCGGTCTCCAAGCTCCACGCGCGCGTCTCGCGGGGGCTCTGGCAGAAGATGACGCCGGAGACCCCCGTCGACGAGGTCCCGATCGTCGGGATCACGAACGGCGTCCACCGCGACACGTGGACCGAATCCGACATGCGCTTCGACGATCCCAGGCGTCCGGACGCCGGCGAGATCTGGCGCCGCCACCAGGGTCTCCGCCGCCGGCTCGTCGCGCGGTGCCGCGAGATCCTCGGCGCCGACGTCCTCGACCCCGAGGCGCTGACGATCGGGTTCGCCCGCCGGTTCGCGACCTACAAGCGCGCGCCCCTCGTCTTCACCGATTCCGATCGCCTCGCCGGCCTGATCCACGCCGAAGGACGCCCGCTGCAGCTCGTGTTCGCCGGCAAGGCGCATCCCCACGACCAGCCCGGCAAGGAGCTCGTCCACCGGATCGTCTCGTTCGCGCAGGAGGACCGCTTCCGCGGCCGCGTCGTGTTCCTTCCCGACTACGACGTGGACATCGCCCGCCTGCTCGTCTCCGGGTGCGACGTGTGGCTGAACAACCCCGAGCGCCCGCTCGAGGCGTCGGGGACTTCCGGGATGAAGGCGGGAATGAACGGCGTGCTGAATCTCTCCGCGCTCGACGGGTGGTGGGACGAAGCGCCGCGGGAGGAGACCGGTTTCACGTTCGGGCTCGCGCAGGACCATCCGCCCGCCGACCTCACGGCGCAGGCGCTCTACACCGTGCTCGAGAGCGAGGTCATCCCGCTGTTCTGGCACCGCGACGCGGAGGGCGTGCCGCGCGGCTGGGTGGAGAAGATGCGCGGATCGATCGACCGGATCGGAACGCTCTTCTCCACGGACCGGATGATCGGCGAGTATTTCGAGCAGGCGTGGGTCCCCGCCGCACGCCAGTCGCAGCGCGAAGACACCCGCTCCCGGAAGCCGGTCGCCTCCGACAAGCCCGACCCGGAGCTCGCCGGAAGAGAGTGA
- a CDS encoding glucose-1-phosphate adenylyltransferase yields MKTRAVILAGGEGSRLGVLTDKRAKPAVPFAGKYRIIDFTLSNCVNSGLFDVMILTQYRPHSLNEHIAAGRPWDLDRSFTGGVKIYQPYRGRLATDWYKGTADAVYQNLSFVQRGSPDLVLVLSGDHIYKMNYAEMIGFHASRRADVTIATLEVSREEATRMGILATDAEGRVTQFVEKPAEPPGTLASMGIYIFGAPLLSRVLNEDGRRRDSFHDFGKDVLPRLIQEGLRVFAYPFGGYWVDVGTIEAYWRTQMDLLRTPPPFDLNDRAWIVHTVSEEQPPVRIQAGATVEDSLVTDGCVIAPGARVEKSVLSPGVVVGPGAVVRESVVLSGAVIESGARIRRTIVDKFVRVGRHARIGAIGRAGEPPLLTTLGKNAVIPDHAIVPAGASAAADATAVEFVPAKERPPV; encoded by the coding sequence TGAAGACGCGGGCGGTCATCCTCGCGGGCGGCGAAGGCTCCCGTCTCGGCGTCCTCACCGACAAGCGCGCGAAACCCGCCGTTCCCTTCGCGGGGAAGTACCGGATCATCGACTTCACCCTCTCCAACTGCGTGAACTCGGGGCTCTTCGACGTGATGATCCTCACCCAGTACCGTCCCCATTCCCTCAACGAGCACATCGCCGCCGGCCGTCCGTGGGACCTCGACCGCAGCTTCACCGGGGGCGTCAAGATCTACCAGCCGTATCGCGGGCGCCTCGCGACCGACTGGTACAAGGGAACCGCCGACGCGGTGTACCAGAACCTCTCGTTCGTGCAACGCGGCTCCCCCGATCTCGTGCTCGTGCTCTCCGGCGATCACATCTACAAGATGAACTACGCGGAGATGATCGGCTTCCACGCCTCGCGGCGCGCCGACGTGACGATCGCGACGCTCGAAGTCTCCCGCGAGGAGGCCACCCGGATGGGGATCCTCGCGACCGACGCGGAAGGGCGCGTCACGCAGTTCGTCGAGAAGCCGGCCGAGCCGCCGGGCACGCTCGCCTCGATGGGGATCTACATCTTCGGCGCGCCGCTCCTCTCGCGCGTTCTGAACGAGGACGGCCGCCGGCGCGACTCTTTCCACGACTTCGGAAAGGACGTGCTCCCGCGCCTCATCCAGGAAGGTCTCCGCGTCTTCGCCTACCCGTTCGGCGGGTACTGGGTCGACGTCGGCACGATCGAGGCGTACTGGCGGACGCAGATGGACCTCCTCCGCACGCCGCCGCCCTTCGACCTGAACGACCGGGCGTGGATCGTCCACACGGTTTCGGAGGAGCAGCCTCCCGTCCGCATCCAGGCGGGCGCCACCGTGGAGGACAGCCTCGTCACCGACGGCTGCGTGATCGCGCCCGGCGCGCGGGTCGAGAAGAGCGTCCTCTCCCCGGGCGTGGTCGTGGGACCGGGCGCGGTGGTCCGGGAGTCGGTCGTGCTGTCGGGCGCGGTGATCGAGAGCGGGGCGCGCATCCGCCGGACGATCGTCGACAAGTTCGTCCGGGTCGGCCGCCACGCGCGGATCGGCGCGATCGGCCGAGCGGGCGAGCCGCCGCTCCTCACGACGCTCGGCAAGAACGCGGTGATCCCGGACCACGCGATCGTGCCCGCCGGCGCCTCGGCGGCCGCGGACGCGACGGCCGTCGAGTTCGTTCCGGCGAAGGAACGGCCGCCGGTCTGA